In one Lolium rigidum isolate FL_2022 chromosome 3, APGP_CSIRO_Lrig_0.1, whole genome shotgun sequence genomic region, the following are encoded:
- the LOC124704023 gene encoding pentatricopeptide repeat-containing protein At2g13600-like: MRAAVRVKRPPPRPPPAVAQPVAKAKSEKMHPTLAPLLKTLKVRLAIGPPLAPTAKAFKSYAETCASLLRLCRAAVIGSASPASTSSFSTNLRLALSLHAHAVRSGVAADRSVASHLLTTYAAFSRSAERDRAFLDCVAANAASSFTYDFMVSEHVKAGDIPAARRLFDGMPERSVVSYTTMVDALMKRGCVADAVELYQQCPLGSVAFFTAMISGFVRNELHHSALGVFHNMLGYGVRPNDITFVCVIKACAGAGDLSAAMSIVGLAVKSNFFEKNIEVQNYLITLYRRMGDTAAAFKVFDEMEAKDVVSWTALLDVYADSGDLEGARRVLHAMPERNEVSWATLIARCEQKGDAAEAVSLYSEMLADGCRPNISCFSSVLSASASLQDLRGGARIHAHTLKMGCSTNVFVSSSLIDMYCKSNKCRDAQIVFDTIPQKNIVCWNSLISGYSYNGKMVEAEDLFKKMPARNSASWNTIISGYVQNRQFVDALKSFNAMLASGQIPGKITFSSVLLACANLCSVEMGKMVHAKTIKLGIEESVFVGTALSDMYAKSGDLESSKKVFNQMPERNDVTWTAMIQGLAENGFAEESILLFEDMMATEIPPNEHTFLAVLFACSHGGLVEQAIHYFETMQAWGLSPKAKHYTCMVDVLARAGRLTEAEDLLMKTPSRSEANSWAALLSACSTFRNEEIGERAAKKLRELEKDNTAGYVLLSNMYASCGRWKDAAEMRLLMKGITLKKEGGCSWVQVRGEYHAFFSWEARHPLSLEIDEILDLLTWELSI; the protein is encoded by the coding sequence atgaGAGCGGCGGTTCGTGTGAagcggccgccgccgcgaccaCCGCCGGCGGTGGCGCAGCCAGTTGCCAAGGCGAAGTCAGAGAAGATGCACCCCACTCTAGCCCCCCTCCTGAAAACTTTGAAGGTCCGGTTGGCCATCGGCCCGCCGCTCGCGCCCACGGCGAAGGCCTTCAAGTCCTACGCCGAGACCTGCGCCTCCCTCCTCCGCCTGTGCCGCGCCGCCGTCATCGGAAGCGCCTCCCCCGCTTCCACCTCGTCCTTCTCTACCAACCTGCGGCTCGCCCTCTCGCTGCACGCGCACGCTGTGCGCTCCGGCGTCGCGGCCGACCGCTCTGTGGCATCGCACCTCCTCACCACCTACGCCGCCTTCTCTCGCTCCGCTGAGCGCGACCGGGCCTTCCTTGACTGCGTTGCCGCGAATGCGGCTTCCTCCTTCACCTACGACTTCATGGTGTCGGAGCACGTCAAGGCGGGGGACATCCCTGCCGCTCGGAGGCTGTTCGACGGAATGCCCGAGAGGAGCGTCGTGTCGTACACGACCATGGTAGAcgcgctgatgaagcgtggctgcGTGGCAGACGCGGTCGAGCTCTACCAGCAGTGCCCGCTCGGCTCCGTGGCCTTCTTCACCGCGATGATTTCAGGGTTTGTCCGCAACGAGCTCCACCACAGCGCTCTCGGGGTCTTCCACAACATGCTCGGCTACGGCGTGAGGCCTAACGACATCACCTTCGTATGTGTAATCAAGGCATGCGCGGGCGCGGGAGACTTAAGTGCCGCTATGTCCATCGTTGGATTGGCGGTAAAATCGAACTTCTTCGAGAAAAACATTGAGGTACAGAATTATCTGATCACGCTGTACCGGAGAATGGGAGACACAGCTGCTGCCTTCAAGGTGTTTGATGAGATGGAGGCGAAGGACGTGGTCTCGTGGACCGCGTTGCTTGATGTGTACGCTGATTCAGGCGACCTTGAAGGAGCTCGGCGGGTTCTTCACGCGATGCCTGAGAGGAACGAGGTCTCCTGGGCTACTTTGATTGCTAGGTGCGAGCAGAAAGGGGATGCAGCAGAAGCAGTGAGTCTGTACAGTGAAATGCTGGCTGATGGCTGTAGGCCCAACATTTCATGCTTCTCTAGTGTGCTCAGCGCCAGTGCTAGTCTTCAGGACTTGAGAGGAGGAGCGAGGATTCATGCCCATACCCTAAAGATGGGCTGTAGCACCAATGTCTTTGTGTCCAGCTCTCTGATTGACATGTACTGCAAATCCAACAAGTGCAGAGATGCACAAATAGTTTTTGATACCATCCCACAAAAGAACATAGTGTGCTGGAACTCTCTCATTTCAGGCTACAGCTACAACGGAAAAATGGTGGAAGCTgaggatctcttcaagaagatgccTGCAAGGAATTCAGCTTCGTGGAATACGATTATCTCCGGTTACGTGCAAAATCGACAGTTTGTTGATGCGCTCAAATCTTTCAATGCAATGTTGGCTTCGGGACAGATTCCGGGGAAAATTACATTCTCGAGTGTTCTTCTTGCTTGTGCAAACTTGTGCTCAGTAGAGATGGGCAAGATGGTTCATGCTAAGACCATCAAGCTGGGAATCGAGGAAAGCGTTTTTGTAGGTACTGCACTTAGTGACATGTATGCCAAGTCAGGGGATCTAGAGAGCTCCAAGAAGGTATTTAATCAAATGCCTGAAAGAAATGATGTCACTTGGACTGCCATGATTCAAGGGCTTGCTGAAAATGGTTTCGCAGAGGAATctattctcttatttgaggatatGATGGCAACTGAAATACCACCAAATGAACATACATTTTTAGCTGTTCTGTTTGCTTGTTCCCATGGTGGTTTGGTGGAGCAAGCTATACACTATTTTGAAACAATGCAGGCATGGGGTCTTTCACCTAAAGCGAAACACTATACATGTATGGTTGATGTCCTAGCTCGAGCCGGTCGGTTGACAGAGGCAGAGGATCTATTGATGAAAACTCCAAGTAGATCAGAAGCAAATTCATGGGCTGCCCTTCTGAGTGCCTGTAGTACTTTCAGGAATGAGGAGATTGGCGAGAGGGCTGCAAAGAAGCTTCGTGAGTTGGAGAAGGATAACACAGCAGGCTATGTGCTACTCTCAAATATGTATGCATCATGTGGAAGATGGAAAGATGCTGCAGAGATGAGGTTACTGATGAAAGGGATTACACTTAAGAAAGAGGGAGGGTGTAGCTGGGTTCAAGTAAGAGGTGAATATCACGCCTTCTTTTCTTGGGAGGCGAGGCATCCACTGTCACTGGAAATTGATGAGATCTTGGATTTACTAACATGGGAATTGTCCATTTGA
- the LOC124704024 gene encoding uncharacterized protein LOC124704024 encodes MGALCLLPSTPPSCSGRGLSHSPRPPGLVATPLLSPSRCSSWPQLQLEGGRRRRLSGVARVGGEKSGKEGGAEFFREDGVVDDMDGYLNYLSLEYDSVWDTKPAWCQPWTILLTGAIAVAGSWGLIHSAVITGGVSFVICAWWYIFLYSYPKAYTEMITERRKKVSSGAEDTYGMEKL; translated from the exons ATGGGCGCGCTCTGCCTGCTCCCCTCCACCCCGCCGTCCTGCTCGGGCCGCGGTCTATCCCACTCCCCGCGCCCGCCCGGACTCGTGGCGACGCCGCTGCTGTCCCCCTCCCGCTGTTCCTCCTGGCCGCAGCTCCAGCTCGAGggcgggcggcgtcggcggctctccggcgtggcgcgggtcggcggggAGAAGAGCGGCAAGGAAGGCGGAGCGGAGTTCTTCCGGGAGGATGGCGTGGTGGACGACATGGACGGGTACCTCAACTACCTGTCCCTCGAGTACGACTCCGTCTGGGACACCAAGCCTGCGTG GTGTCAGCCTTGGACAATCTTACTAACTGGAGCTATTGCGGTTGCCGGTAGCTGGGGGCTCATCCACTCTGCTGTGATAACTGGAGGCGTTTCTTTTGTAATATGTGCATGGTGGTACATATTTCTTTACTCCTATCCCAAG GCATACACCGAGATGATAACGGAGAGGAGAAAAAAGGTGTCCAGTGGAGCTGAAGATACCTACGGGATGGAGAAATTGTAG